In a genomic window of Suricata suricatta isolate VVHF042 chromosome 12, meerkat_22Aug2017_6uvM2_HiC, whole genome shotgun sequence:
- the IZUMO4 gene encoding izumo sperm-egg fusion protein 4 isoform X1, giving the protein MALLLCLGLTAALARGCLHCHGNFSEKFSFYRQHVNLKSWWVGDIPVSGSLLSDWSEDTMKELHLAIPAEITQEKLDQVANAVYQKMDQLYQGKMYFPGYFPNKLRAIFQEQVHLIQNAIIQSRIDCQRHCGIFQYKTISCDNCTDSHVVCFGYNCESSAQWEKAVQGLLLYINKWHKQDTNTRATPAFLISPGFTCLEPPHLANLTLESASECLTQHGPPPGSPGRPQP; this is encoded by the exons ATGGCCCTGCTGCTGTGCCTAGGCCTGACCGCGGCGCTGGCCCGCGGCTGCCTACACTGCCACGGTAACTTCTCCGAGAAGTTCTCCTTCTACCGCCAACACGTGAACCTCAAGTCCTGGTGGGTGGGCGACATCCCCGTGTCGGGCTCGCTGCTCAGCGACTGGAGTGAGGACACGATGAAGGAGCTGCACCTGGCTATCCCCGCGGAGATCA CCCAGGAGAAGCTGGACCAAGTGGCGAACGCCGTGTACCAGAAGATGGATCAGCTGTACCAGGGGAAGATGTATTTCCCCG GGTATTTCCCCAACAAGCTGCGAGCCATCTTCCAGGAGCAGGTGCACCTCATCCAGAATGCCATCATCCAAA GCCGCATTGACTGTCAGCGTCACTGTG GCATCTTCCAGTACAAGACCATCTCCTGTGACAACTGCACGGACTCGCATGTCGTCTGCTTTGGCTACAACTGCGA GTCATCGGCACAGTGGGAAAAAGCTGTGCAGGGCCTCCTCCTGTACAT AAATAAGTGGCACAA ACAGGACACCAACACCAG AGCCACGCCAGCCTT TCTGATATCACCAGGCTTCACATGTCTCGAGCCCCCACACTTGGCCAACTTGACTCTGGAAAGTGCTTCCGAGTGCCTGACACAGCACGGACCGCCGCCGGGCTCACCAGGCCGGCCCCAGCCTTGA
- the LOC115273474 gene encoding formin-like protein 5: MASGCGTGQLGSGGITDPAGRPKHAGSPAVLSVSTRKHGAPRPPRPRDSEPRRPRSPLSRDSASLPPAFAAPPGLGLPAARDRPSEDPPAVLRPTGWEALAPAPHPASAARSPPPLRKNSAHGPPPPPPLSQVHFRYRPRPPRKRSRRGRGLELRVGRSPPPRSMLPGNRERA; this comes from the exons ATGGCCAGCGGCTGTGGCACGGGACAGCTCGGCTCTGGAGGG ATTACAGACCCCGCCGGGCGACCCAAACACGCAGGATCACCAGCAGTCCTGAGCGTGTCAACTCGGAAGCATGGAG CTCCCCGCCCGCCGCGCCCGAGGGACTCGGAGCCCCGCCGCCCGCGTTCGCCGCTCTCCCGGGACTCGGCCTCCCTGCCGCCCGCGTTCGCCGCTCCCCCGGGACTCGGCCTCCCCGCCGCCCGCGACCGCCCTTCGGAGGACCCACCTGCGGTGTTACGTCCCACCGGCTGGGAGGCGCTCGCGCCTGCCCCGCACCCAGCGTCTGCCGCCCGGTCCCCTCCGCCGCTCAGGAAGAACAGCGCGCACggcccgcccccgccgcccccgctcAGCCAGGTCCACTTCCGCTACCGGCCTAGGCCTCCCCGGAAGCGGAGCCGAAGGGGGCGAGGTCTAGAGCTGCGGGTGGGGCGATCCCCGCCGCCGCGCTCCATGTTGCCTGGCAACCGGGAACGGGCGTGA
- the IZUMO4 gene encoding izumo sperm-egg fusion protein 4 isoform X2, translated as MALLLCLGLTAALARGCLHCHGNFSEKFSFYRQHVNLKSWWVGDIPVSGSLLSDWSEDTMKELHLAIPAEITQEKLDQVANAVYQKMDQLYQGKMYFPGYFPNKLRAIFQEQVHLIQNAIIQSRIDCQRHCGIFQYKTISCDNCTDSHVVCFGYNCESSAQWEKAVQGLLLYINKWHKATPAFLISPGFTCLEPPHLANLTLESASECLTQHGPPPGSPGRPQP; from the exons ATGGCCCTGCTGCTGTGCCTAGGCCTGACCGCGGCGCTGGCCCGCGGCTGCCTACACTGCCACGGTAACTTCTCCGAGAAGTTCTCCTTCTACCGCCAACACGTGAACCTCAAGTCCTGGTGGGTGGGCGACATCCCCGTGTCGGGCTCGCTGCTCAGCGACTGGAGTGAGGACACGATGAAGGAGCTGCACCTGGCTATCCCCGCGGAGATCA CCCAGGAGAAGCTGGACCAAGTGGCGAACGCCGTGTACCAGAAGATGGATCAGCTGTACCAGGGGAAGATGTATTTCCCCG GGTATTTCCCCAACAAGCTGCGAGCCATCTTCCAGGAGCAGGTGCACCTCATCCAGAATGCCATCATCCAAA GCCGCATTGACTGTCAGCGTCACTGTG GCATCTTCCAGTACAAGACCATCTCCTGTGACAACTGCACGGACTCGCATGTCGTCTGCTTTGGCTACAACTGCGA GTCATCGGCACAGTGGGAAAAAGCTGTGCAGGGCCTCCTCCTGTACAT AAATAAGTGGCACAA AGCCACGCCAGCCTT TCTGATATCACCAGGCTTCACATGTCTCGAGCCCCCACACTTGGCCAACTTGACTCTGGAAAGTGCTTCCGAGTGCCTGACACAGCACGGACCGCCGCCGGGCTCACCAGGCCGGCCCCAGCCTTGA